A genome region from Sphingobacteriaceae bacterium GW460-11-11-14-LB5 includes the following:
- a CDS encoding methionine adenosyltransferase produces MSYLFTSESVSEGHPDKIADQISDALIDNFLAFDPESKVACETLVTTGQVILAGEVKSKTYLDVQQIARDVIKKIGYTKSEYMFEANSCGILSAIHEQSQDINQGVDRSNKEEQGAGDQGMMFGYATNETEDYMPLALNLSHKLLQELAVLRRENNEITYLRPDAKSQVTLEYDDNNKPVRIDAIVISTQHDDFDEEAAMLAKIKTDLVNILIPRIIKANPAYAHLFNDKIEYHINPTGKFVIGGPHGDTGLTGRKIIVDTYGGKGAHGGGAFSGKDPSKVDRSAAYATRHIAKNLVAAGVADEILVQVSYAIGVAKPMGIYINTYGTGKVGKTDGEIAKIVESIFDMRPYFIEQRLKLRNPIYSETAAYGHMGRTPETVTKTFRTPNGEEKTVTVDLFTWEKLDYVDQVKAAFGI; encoded by the coding sequence ATGTCGTATTTATTTACATCAGAATCTGTTTCTGAGGGTCACCCAGATAAAATCGCCGATCAAATTTCGGATGCATTAATTGATAACTTCTTAGCTTTCGATCCGGAATCAAAGGTTGCTTGTGAAACTTTGGTAACTACCGGTCAGGTTATTTTAGCGGGTGAGGTAAAATCTAAAACATATTTAGATGTACAACAAATTGCCCGCGATGTAATCAAGAAAATTGGTTACACCAAAAGCGAGTATATGTTTGAGGCTAACTCTTGCGGAATTTTATCGGCAATACACGAGCAATCTCAGGACATTAACCAGGGTGTAGATAGAAGCAACAAAGAAGAACAAGGTGCAGGCGATCAGGGGATGATGTTTGGTTACGCTACCAACGAAACGGAAGATTACATGCCTTTGGCATTAAACCTTTCTCATAAATTATTACAGGAACTGGCTGTTTTACGTCGCGAGAATAACGAAATTACTTATTTACGCCCGGATGCGAAAAGCCAGGTTACTTTAGAGTACGACGATAACAACAAACCAGTTCGTATCGATGCGATTGTAATTTCTACACAGCATGATGATTTTGATGAAGAAGCAGCCATGTTGGCCAAAATCAAAACTGATTTAGTGAATATCCTGATTCCAAGAATTATCAAAGCCAATCCTGCTTATGCACATTTATTTAACGATAAAATTGAATACCACATTAACCCAACCGGTAAATTTGTAATCGGTGGTCCGCATGGCGATACAGGTTTAACCGGAAGAAAAATCATTGTTGATACTTACGGTGGTAAAGGTGCACATGGTGGTGGTGCTTTCTCAGGTAAAGATCCAAGTAAAGTAGATAGAAGTGCGGCTTATGCTACACGACATATCGCTAAAAACTTAGTGGCTGCAGGTGTGGCCGACGAAATTTTGGTTCAGGTATCGTACGCTATCGGTGTTGCAAAGCCAATGGGTATTTACATCAATACTTACGGCACGGGTAAAGTGGGTAAAACAGATGGCGAGATTGCTAAAATTGTAGAATCGATTTTCGATATGCGTCCTTACTTTATTGAGCAACGTTTAAAATTAAGAAACCCAATTTATAGCGAAACTGCTGCTTACGGACACATGGGCCGTACACCAGAAACCGTTACCAAAACTTTCAGAACACCAAACGGTGAAGAAAAAACAGTTACGGTTGATTTGTTTACCTGGGAGAAATTAGATTACGTAGATCAGGTTAAAGCTGCTTTCGGCATTTAA
- a CDS encoding diacylglycerol kinase encodes MCIHSYTLHTKINILFIINPISGGRGKLRIPDFIDQYLDKEKFNPNFVFSEYVGHAGELADEAATKNFDVIVAAGGDGTINEVASKVLKHKKILGILPLGSGNGLARFLRISKNLRYALSLINTFKVDEIDTAEFNNKCFFNLAGMGFDAHLSSVFSKDKKRGLSGYVKLGFKEVFNYKAQTYLLNIDGVAYTRKAFAISIANSSQYGNDVYISPNASVKDGLLDVCIIKPFPIIKLPLLGYVMLRGKAETSDMIEIIKGKNIKITREKAGAVHVDGEPLQMGTEIEAVVNPLSLKVIVP; translated from the coding sequence TTGTGCATTCATTCTTACACTTTGCACACAAAGATCAATATCCTCTTTATTATAAACCCTATCTCTGGTGGGAGAGGAAAGTTACGCATCCCTGATTTTATTGATCAATACCTGGATAAGGAAAAGTTTAATCCAAACTTTGTTTTTAGCGAATATGTGGGCCATGCCGGAGAACTGGCAGACGAAGCGGCAACTAAAAATTTTGATGTAATTGTTGCTGCGGGAGGCGACGGTACCATTAACGAAGTGGCCAGCAAGGTATTAAAACACAAAAAGATTTTGGGGATTTTACCACTTGGATCGGGAAACGGACTAGCCAGGTTTTTAAGGATATCGAAAAATTTAAGGTATGCACTTTCCCTGATCAATACTTTTAAGGTTGATGAGATTGATACTGCCGAGTTTAATAATAAATGTTTTTTTAATCTGGCCGGTATGGGATTCGATGCGCATTTAAGTTCGGTTTTTTCGAAAGATAAAAAACGAGGCTTATCGGGTTATGTAAAGCTGGGCTTTAAAGAAGTTTTTAACTATAAAGCACAAACTTATTTGTTAAATATTGATGGTGTTGCATACACCAGAAAAGCTTTCGCCATTAGCATTGCCAATTCTTCTCAATATGGAAACGACGTTTATATTTCGCCTAATGCTTCAGTGAAAGATGGTTTGCTGGATGTATGCATTATTAAACCTTTTCCGATTATAAAACTGCCCTTATTGGGTTATGTCATGTTAAGGGGGAAGGCCGAAACCTCAGATATGATTGAAATTATTAAAGGCAAAAACATTAAAATTACCAGGGAAAAAGCTGGCGCAGTACATGTGGACGGCGAACCCTTACAAATGGGAACAGAAATTGAGGCGGTTGTAAACCCACTTTCGTTAAAAGTGATTGTGCCCTAG
- a CDS encoding translation initiation factor translates to MKPKKNSLSDLGGIMYSTNPEFEYEEEIDDTVTSPNNQQDLRVMLDKKNRGGKAVTLITGFKGRSEDLDVLGKMLKTKCGVGGSVKDGEIMIQGDVRDKVMGILQKDGYKVKKAGG, encoded by the coding sequence ATGAAACCAAAGAAAAATAGTTTAAGCGATCTTGGCGGAATTATGTATTCTACCAATCCGGAGTTCGAATATGAAGAAGAAATTGATGATACGGTTACTTCACCAAATAACCAGCAGGATTTAAGAGTAATGCTCGATAAAAAGAATCGTGGAGGCAAAGCTGTAACCTTAATTACAGGTTTTAAAGGCCGTTCAGAAGATTTAGATGTACTGGGTAAAATGCTTAAAACCAAATGTGGTGTAGGGGGCTCGGTTAAAGATGGTGAAATCATGATTCAGGGCGATGTGCGCGATAAAGTAATGGGCATCCTGCAGAAAGATGGCTATAAAGTGAAAAAAGCCGGGGGCTAA
- a CDS encoding DNA-binding response regulator — translation MRAILVDDETANLENLKILLAKHCPNIKVVAIASTIDDAFSEVNLHHPDLLFLDIQMGKTTGFDLLNRLTAKTFEVVFVTAYDNYGIQAVKFAALDYLLKPVDPDELKAAVEKAEIRTKSKIHSEQLNFLLSQIKKKEPGVPKIALPQQHEIRYVSVDDIVRCVADNTYTFFFLANGDRILISKPLKEYSDLLKPHGFVRAHQSHLVNPRFVKSWLKEDGGTLLMDSGDKIPVSKPNREMVKEMLGK, via the coding sequence ATGCGGGCAATTTTAGTAGATGATGAAACGGCCAATTTAGAAAATCTAAAGATTTTATTGGCTAAACATTGCCCGAATATTAAGGTAGTAGCCATTGCCAGTACGATTGATGATGCCTTTAGTGAGGTTAATTTACACCATCCCGATTTACTTTTTCTGGATATCCAGATGGGTAAAACCACTGGTTTCGATTTATTAAACCGGCTTACAGCAAAAACTTTTGAAGTGGTTTTTGTAACTGCCTACGATAATTATGGAATTCAGGCCGTAAAATTTGCGGCCCTGGATTACCTGCTTAAACCCGTAGATCCTGATGAACTAAAAGCCGCTGTTGAAAAAGCCGAAATCAGGACCAAAAGCAAAATACATAGCGAGCAGCTCAACTTTTTGTTGAGTCAGATTAAAAAGAAGGAGCCAGGTGTTCCGAAAATTGCCTTGCCCCAGCAGCACGAAATCCGTTATGTTTCAGTTGATGACATTGTACGCTGTGTAGCCGATAACACCTATACCTTTTTCTTTTTAGCTAATGGCGATAGAATCCTGATTTCGAAACCGCTGAAAGAATATTCAGATCTGCTTAAACCGCACGGTTTTGTGCGGGCACATCAAAGCCACCTGGTTAACCCGCGTTTTGTTAAAAGCTGGTTGAAGGAAGATGGTGGAACCTTGTTAATGGATAGTGGTGATAAAATCCCGGTAAGTAAACCGAACAGGGAAATGGTAAAAGAAATGTTGGGAAAGTAA